ATTAAATCTATGGAATTCAAGATTTACTAGACTTAAcacttttttaaatttagtctttttcttttaattaactatctaaacattaatatttctaaaccaaattttaatacgattatattgaatttataaatattctaaaaataataattatgaacATACACAAtggaaatttgtggtctcaaaactactattctgtcGCCATTAAAAATTGGGCGGTtacatataatatgtaaaaagaaTGAATTtggaaaaacttttaaattaatgagagtatttattatttattatattattaaattgatattaaaataatttattaatatattaataatgataaaatctTACCATTATTCTAAAATaacttatatttaatatattttattagaaCTTTTTATTTGAAAGtaatctaaaaatataataactaTAAGAGGATTATTAGTATACATATCTTATGGTTTgtgtattaaaaaataataaaattattcttttattcttataTTCAAAGCGttaaacaaaaacaatttttgtatataataaaacattatattataatttaaaccattaaattttattaataagtaATAtgctattatttttcttatttaaaccAACAACAATGATGTGTTAATGCAGGAATTGAACTCTACAATTTCAAGCTGAAGCTTCAAATTCATGGCCTGTGAATCCAAAAATACTTTCTTTCACTATGGGttgctttcatttttttttttcattacttttgaagtgttattttattttttaattattttttaaaattaatcgaattttagtataaattaaaTCAATCCTTATTTAATGAGTAAATATATTCTTGagattgtaaaatatatatttaataattaaaaataaacatgtttcaTAGAAATAAACCcgataatattaataatgctATTATAAATTTTGTGTTGGATTGGAAAAATGTTTTTATAAGTTAGTAGTGTTAGAATTTGATTTCATCATTTCCAAGATGAGTTTGacttaatttgtatattttttacaTTAGATTTATTAGCTTTTAATTATAATTGATAATTTATCAaaggcaaaaataaaaaaaagttctaaattaacataaaaattaaactcgttctttactaaataaataagtttaattagtttaatttttatgccGGTTGAGTTTTAGTTGAATTAGTATGGGTATTGTGGCCAATGCAAGATTATGTGGGTTCGAATGTACTGAAGTACATTGTCatcctatttatgggttagaaAGGGACTATGTTTAGTTCTAAACATTGTGTTAAAAAGAGTAAATATGATCATAACCTACAATGAGATtattcaagaaattttttttttatctcaaatcAAGTTTGCTTTAACTTGAGTTTTGTGTTGAGTCAATAAACTTATGCTTGACTCTATTTATTTAACCCTTAAATACCAAGCTAGtaggaaaattataaaataatgatttatttagttctccaactttataaaaaatttattttagcgtttcatttaatttttcttcttttttagcTTTCAAGTTAATGTCTGGTATCGAATTAATGTAAATCACCACTTGAATGTCACATTagctattaattaatttttaaaattaaaaaaataaaaaaatatttaaaaatttataaaaacaaaaaactatttttttaatattttaaaattaaaattaattaattattaacataatatacaaGTGACCATGTCAACAAAGACAAAAGAGATGAAAATTAAATagaagattaaaataatttttttgtaaagttaaaaggtcaaataaattattatgctatttaaaaaaaattatttattagtattaattaaaataatatttaaaagtaaaatataagtAAAGAATGAAAGAGATTATTGTTTTAGAAAATTCATCAAGTTTGACATCAGATTATAAACTCTTCTTATTCTAGAAATTATGCCTCAGCCCCACCTGGGACAAAAAGTTTGTGCaactaatgaaaaggaaaaagtgCTTCATCGATTGCTTTCATAGATCCATTTCTCTGCGTTGCTTTTATAGCTAACCAGTTCTTGTGGCTTGAACCATAAGTTGATTTCATCCTTGGCTGTCTCAGGACCATCACTCCCATGAATTATATTTCTGCATTGTAAAATAAAACCCCATATTTTACATCTATTTTAAAACTAAGATACTTCAACAATAGTTGGTCTTATACCTTCCCACAACCACTGCTAGGTCACCTCTGATGGTTCCAGGCTCCGATTTCTGAGGATCGGTTGCTCCGATGAGTTTCCGGCCATACTTTATGACTCCCTCTCCTTCCCAAACCTGGTTTATGGAAGATTAATTCAGCCATGTTGGGAACAAATACGATGAGAAGATAAGATTTGTAGTTCATCATTTTACCATAGCAACCACAGGGCCTGAGCTGAGGAATGCACAGAGGCCATTGAAGAAGGGTCTGTCTTTCAAGTCGTGGTAATGTTTCTGGGCAAATTCCTTTGAAGGAACCAAGATCTTGATAGCCACAAGCTTGAACCCTTTCCGCTCAAAACGAGATATGATTTCTGCAATCTGGTaatgttgcgcggaagcgtgtgaaagagtaaaattattgtactaaaaaatcacactaagttcaattcccaggaaagagaggtggatcacgaggatcacttaagtaccaagtctttcctagccagaatatccctctatcgtaatttaatagcacaataaatcactacaatcaaattcacaaaatatgaacaataaatagtaaagaacaccagaattttaacgaggttcggcaaatcttgcctacgtcctcgggcactaccaaatatatttcactccaaaaatacaagtgaaactttacaaatagggagagagaacaatgccttaagtagagaatggcaaatgtgggatgatgagaatgagcaatggttggcctatttatagttgagattcaagggccaccttgcaaagtcactattcacttagggaccaaaaattgctattttcccatgcccaacactaaataaaatatttggtgcccataactttgacctttccaaagtatgggtaggtatgggaaaggtatgggcaaggtatggggtatgggtatattctaataatctccaccttgaagatttgattaggataatcttatcttcacacaattctttctgcttttgacaacaatacttgatagtgccttcaactgttaaacttgcaggatattaatcaagttcaaacaatgttcgaacttggttgctgttaccaccttggtcatcatatctgcgggattatctgcagtcttgatcttctgaagacaaattttcccctcttcaataatttcccgcacaaaatggaatcgtacgtcgatatgttttgtacgtgcatgatagacttgattctttgctaaatgaatagcactttgactatcacaatacacgttaatatgctcctgaaccaaccccaaggttttagccataccttgtaaccaaacaacctcctttacagcctctgttacagccatgtactcggcttctgtggttgacaatgcaactgtagactgtagtgtagacttccaacttattggtcctccagcaagtgtaaacacataaccggtggttgatcttcgcttgtccaaatcaccggcatagtcagaatcaacgtacccaataacacctttaccaagtgtattatcctgcttgaacagtaatccaacatccacggtcttctgaatataccgtagaatccatttcacagcttgccaatgtccttttccaggattatgcatatacctgctcactatactaactgcctgtgaaatgtcgggtcttgtacacaccattgcatacatcaagctacccactgcattagaatacggaacttgcaacatgtattcttgttccgtattcgtcgaaggagatagttgtgcagaaagcttgaaatgagaagccaacggggtacttacaggtttggtctgctcgttcataccaaactgctgtagtactttcttcaaatactgcttctgagacaagctaactctgccatgagctctatctctacatatttccatgccgagaatctttttagcttctcctagatctttcatctcaaactcgagattgagttgagtcttcaatctttcaatctcaactttgctcttagatgctattagcatatcatcaacatataagagcaagtatatgaaagttccttcttgtagcttctgaaaatacacgcaatgatcaaatttacttcttgtgtacctttgccctttcatgaactgatcaaatcgcttgtaccactgcctcggagattgcttcaatccataaagcgactttgtcagtttgcaaatccaattttcttttccagcaaccttgaatccatctggctgagtcatatagatttcctcttccaaatcaccgtgtaaaaacgcggtcttcacatcaagctgaactagttcaagatcatattgcgcaaccaaggctagcaaaatccgaatagacgaatgcttcacaactggagaaaacacttcattgtagtctattccttctttctgagcgtaaccctttgctaccaatctagccttgtatcgaatttcatttttaccaggaaatccttccttctttgcatatacccatttgcatccaattgccttctttcccttgggcagtctcaccaactccca
This window of the Gossypium hirsutum isolate 1008001.06 chromosome A09, Gossypium_hirsutum_v2.1, whole genome shotgun sequence genome carries:
- the LOC107895952 gene encoding nucleoside diphosphate kinase 3, with the protein product MSSHICKSASRVVRSLLSASKTSRFFTEGRAVAAATAVSLNSKVPLLASSAYGNGGSANASRGWLSGMFALPMAAYMVQDQEAHAAQMERTFIAIKPDGVQRGLIAEIISRFERKGFKLVAIKILVPSKEFAQKHYHDLKDRPFFNGLCAFLSSGPVVAMVWEGEGVIKYGRKLIGATDPQKSEPGTIRGDLAVVVGRNIIHGSDGPETAKDEINLWFKPQELVSYKSNAEKWIYESNR